The following proteins are co-located in the Pseudomonas synxantha genome:
- a CDS encoding DUF6124 family protein translates to MNKVLPDPPFDPAKTRAAFNRAIDHYLPSQGFHSVNDDLSFEDALLYTASLLDSASATALDCGELLDSPGRAKILAVWHLLEIARTTVDRSIECMKPLKTTP, encoded by the coding sequence ATGAATAAAGTCCTACCCGATCCACCCTTCGATCCCGCCAAAACCCGCGCCGCGTTCAACCGCGCCATCGACCACTACCTGCCCAGCCAGGGTTTCCACAGCGTCAACGACGACCTGAGTTTTGAAGATGCGTTGCTGTACACCGCCAGCCTGCTCGACAGTGCTTCGGCGACGGCGCTCGATTGTGGTGAATTGCTGGATAGCCCGGGGCGGGCGAAGATCCTCGCGGTGTGGCATTTGCTGGAGATTGCCAGGACCACAGTGGATCGCTCTATCGAGTGTATGAAACCCTTGAAGACAACACCTTAA
- a CDS encoding ArnT family glycosyltransferase, translated as MSFWRTERGALALLLGTSALLLLLGLGSRDLWGPETRWANIALQMLQSGDYFDPYLKGTPYYDKPLPSYWLIAGFAHLMGGLGPWSLRLSSVIAAWLSIWLIYLIGERLFRKGTGLIAGWMLATTFYFLFWGRVATADVLTVCGVLAAVWWYWRGPDDTRLGRYTVFFLLLAATSLFKGLIGFVLPGLLLLPHLLNGQRYKRHLNLRLLLAVLIAAAFYAIPFVLSHHYGAPTYGQSGLELVLRENVVRFFDPFDHMGPIYTYLIYLPVYTLPWAPCWLLGLWLAVRQWRHTPPNVRWLVWGLGLLFVFFTASGSRRSYYVLPLVPFAQLLAAWWLSERLQTKPASWPRWQKGFGLSAGLMVLVLGVIYPWTNGNGGVTRFAADLQAQALKSVPWNQWQMVLVEVDNKLPMYLQNHGKPFYYVSEAQDFPRQGDSAAFMAWLDKTSGQRFDPQRTIIVVQHSKQEPMPLEFLGVDHQLVRTQPDNGERLFQPREDGSVAFVPAPR; from the coding sequence ATGAGCTTCTGGAGAACCGAACGCGGCGCCTTGGCTTTATTGCTGGGCACCTCGGCCTTGCTGTTGCTGCTGGGCCTGGGCAGCCGCGACCTGTGGGGGCCGGAAACCCGCTGGGCGAACATCGCCTTGCAGATGCTGCAAAGCGGTGACTACTTCGATCCCTATCTCAAAGGCACGCCCTACTACGACAAACCCCTGCCCTCCTACTGGTTGATTGCAGGCTTCGCCCACCTGATGGGCGGCCTGGGGCCGTGGTCGCTGCGCCTGTCATCGGTAATTGCCGCATGGCTGAGTATCTGGCTGATTTACCTGATTGGCGAACGCCTGTTCCGCAAGGGCACCGGGTTGATTGCCGGCTGGATGCTCGCTACCACCTTCTACTTCCTGTTCTGGGGGCGAGTAGCCACCGCTGATGTGCTGACTGTTTGCGGCGTGCTGGCGGCGGTGTGGTGGTATTGGCGTGGGCCGGACGACACACGACTGGGGCGCTACACGGTATTTTTCCTGCTGTTGGCAGCCACCTCACTGTTCAAAGGCTTGATCGGTTTCGTGCTGCCGGGGCTGCTGCTATTGCCGCACCTGCTCAACGGGCAGCGCTACAAACGTCACCTCAATCTACGCCTGCTGCTGGCCGTGCTCATTGCCGCAGCGTTCTACGCGATCCCTTTCGTACTGTCCCATCACTACGGCGCGCCCACTTACGGCCAGAGCGGCCTGGAACTGGTACTGCGGGAAAACGTGGTGCGCTTCTTCGACCCCTTCGACCATATGGGGCCGATCTACACCTATCTGATCTACCTGCCGGTCTACACCCTGCCCTGGGCGCCCTGCTGGCTGCTCGGCCTGTGGCTGGCCGTGCGGCAGTGGCGCCATACCCCGCCCAACGTGCGCTGGCTGGTGTGGGGCCTGGGCCTGTTGTTTGTGTTCTTCACCGCCAGCGGCAGCCGTCGCAGCTACTACGTACTGCCGCTGGTGCCCTTTGCCCAATTGCTCGCCGCCTGGTGGCTGAGTGAACGCCTGCAAACAAAACCGGCGAGTTGGCCGCGTTGGCAGAAAGGTTTTGGACTCAGCGCAGGCTTGATGGTGTTGGTGCTGGGCGTGATCTACCCCTGGACCAACGGCAACGGTGGCGTGACCCGCTTTGCCGCAGACCTACAGGCCCAAGCGCTGAAAAGCGTCCCCTGGAACCAGTGGCAAATGGTGCTGGTGGAGGTCGACAACAAGCTGCCGATGTACCTGCAAAACCATGGCAAGCCCTTCTACTACGTCAGCGAAGCCCAGGACTTCCCCCGCCAGGGTGACAGCGCCGCATTCATGGCCTGGCTGGACAAAACCAGCGGCCAACGCTTCGACCCGCAGCGCACGATTATCGTCGTGCAGCATTCCAAGCAAGAGCCGATGCCGCTGGAGTTCCTGGGGGTGGATCATCAGCTGGTCAGGACGCAGCCGGATAATGGCGAGCGGTTGTTTCAGCCGCGTGAGGATGGGAGCGTGGCGTTTGTGCCTGCGCCGCGGTGA
- the arnT gene encoding lipid IV(A) 4-amino-4-deoxy-L-arabinosyltransferase, with the protein MTRFNPLPWLLLGFAVFFLLPLGLHGLWTPDETRYAQVSQEMLMSGNWVAPHFMGVRYFEKPAAGYWLIALGQAVFGENLFGVRIASVLSTGLSVLLAYLLARRLWNDPRKSFACALLYMSFGLVAGQAGYSNLDPQFTLWVNLSLVALWFALDSRTPRERLGAWAVLGLACAMGFMTKGFLAWLLPVLIAVPYVLWQRRVGELMRYGPLAVLVAVLVCLPWALAIHVREPDYWHFFFWHEHIRRFAADNAQHARPMWFFLPIMVVACLPWAALLPTTLLKTWQEKRQPAIAFLALWLLLPLGFFSLSKGKLPTYIMPCLLPLALLMGHGLIDLIKQGRVRTIVINGAVNFTLGMAAMVLLIYLQITDPLYGNSHAEMFSLSLVFIVLLGWILANLLQAVRPMTLWAMPALGIGLLVALLPAGMPALIADNEMPDQFVLEHLDELQQTQALLSNELGAASALSWRLRRPQVAFYSTVGELRYGLHYQDSAHRKITLDNVQAWLAEARQQGSVGVLMRVRSTSEHREEGQLPLGGKRYRKGNLVLTIYPRQP; encoded by the coding sequence ATGACCCGTTTCAATCCCCTGCCCTGGTTACTACTCGGCTTTGCCGTCTTCTTCCTGCTGCCCTTGGGCTTGCATGGTTTATGGACCCCGGATGAAACCCGCTATGCCCAGGTCAGCCAGGAAATGCTGATGAGCGGCAATTGGGTGGCGCCGCACTTCATGGGGGTGCGTTATTTCGAGAAGCCCGCCGCCGGGTATTGGCTGATAGCCCTCGGCCAAGCGGTGTTCGGTGAAAACCTGTTTGGGGTGCGCATCGCCTCGGTCCTGAGCACCGGGCTGAGTGTGCTGCTGGCCTACCTGCTCGCCCGGCGCTTGTGGAACGATCCGCGCAAGAGCTTCGCCTGCGCCCTGCTGTACATGAGCTTTGGCCTGGTGGCCGGGCAAGCGGGGTATTCCAACCTCGACCCGCAATTCACCTTGTGGGTGAACCTGAGCCTGGTGGCGCTGTGGTTTGCCTTGGACAGCCGCACACCTCGCGAGCGCCTGGGGGCCTGGGCAGTGTTGGGGTTGGCCTGCGCCATGGGGTTTATGACCAAGGGTTTCCTGGCATGGCTGCTGCCGGTACTGATCGCTGTGCCTTACGTGCTCTGGCAGCGCCGCGTGGGCGAGCTGATGCGCTACGGGCCGCTGGCAGTGCTGGTCGCCGTGCTGGTGTGCCTGCCGTGGGCCCTGGCGATCCACGTGCGGGAACCGGATTACTGGCATTTTTTCTTCTGGCATGAACACATCCGCCGCTTTGCTGCCGACAACGCACAACATGCGCGGCCGATGTGGTTCTTCCTGCCAATCATGGTGGTGGCGTGCCTGCCGTGGGCCGCCTTGTTACCCACCACATTGCTCAAGACCTGGCAGGAAAAGCGCCAGCCGGCGATTGCCTTTCTCGCCCTGTGGCTGCTGCTGCCCCTGGGCTTTTTCAGCCTGAGCAAAGGCAAGCTGCCGACCTACATCATGCCGTGCCTGTTGCCCCTGGCATTGCTGATGGGCCACGGGTTGATCGACCTGATCAAGCAAGGCAGGGTGCGCACGATCGTGATCAACGGCGCGGTCAATTTCACCCTTGGCATGGCCGCCATGGTGCTGCTGATCTACCTGCAAATCACCGACCCGCTGTATGGCAACAGCCATGCCGAGATGTTCAGCCTGTCCCTGGTGTTTATCGTGCTGCTGGGCTGGATCCTCGCCAACCTGCTGCAAGCAGTACGGCCAATGACGTTATGGGCGATGCCGGCGCTGGGCATCGGCCTGCTGGTGGCATTGTTGCCGGCGGGCATGCCGGCGCTGATCGCGGATAACGAAATGCCCGACCAGTTCGTGCTTGAACACCTGGACGAACTGCAGCAAACCCAGGCTTTGCTGAGCAACGAACTGGGGGCTGCGTCGGCCTTGTCATGGCGCTTGCGGCGGCCGCAAGTGGCCTTCTACAGCACCGTGGGCGAGCTGCGCTACGGCCTGCATTACCAAGACTCGGCACACCGCAAGATCACGCTGGATAACGTCCAGGCCTGGTTGGCCGAGGCTCGCCAGCAGGGTTCGGTCGGCGTGCTGATGCGGGTCAGGAGCACCAGCGAACATCGCGAAGAAGGGCAACTGCCTCTCGGCGGCAAGCGTTATCGCAAAGGCAACCTGGTGCTGACGATTTACCCACGACAACCTTAA
- a CDS encoding histidine phosphatase family protein, with the protein MNSVADMTLANPKPKRARLKRLKKYRLHLLGITVTAALLTGFLLWPASPLDLGVGNRLVTSGVLASWRNGDVVVLVRHEERCDRSTNPCFGPAGGLTVQGSQRAAQLGKAFDSLGMELTDVLSSPTTRTAQTSLFMFGKTELSPGPLAICGDAMGEEILGHKRSGRNLMLITHSACMSDFQKSLGFPHAAAAEYGSALFVKVLPNGEFETLGTMNMQQWKVSLKQL; encoded by the coding sequence GTGAACAGCGTGGCAGATATGACCCTGGCCAATCCTAAACCCAAACGGGCACGGTTAAAGCGCCTGAAAAAATACCGCCTGCATTTGCTCGGTATCACTGTTACCGCCGCTCTTCTGACGGGCTTCCTGTTATGGCCGGCCTCGCCGCTGGACCTGGGCGTCGGCAACCGGCTGGTAACCTCGGGGGTGCTCGCCAGTTGGCGCAATGGTGACGTGGTAGTGCTGGTGCGCCATGAAGAGCGTTGCGACCGCTCCACCAACCCGTGCTTCGGCCCCGCCGGCGGCCTCACGGTCCAGGGCAGCCAACGCGCCGCGCAACTGGGCAAAGCCTTTGATTCACTGGGCATGGAGCTTACCGACGTGCTCAGCAGCCCCACCACGCGCACCGCCCAGACGTCACTGTTCATGTTCGGCAAGACCGAGCTTTCGCCGGGGCCCCTGGCCATCTGCGGTGACGCCATGGGCGAGGAAATCCTCGGCCACAAACGCAGCGGTCGCAACCTGATGCTGATCACCCACAGTGCCTGCATGAGCGACTTTCAAAAGTCGCTTGGCTTTCCCCACGCTGCCGCCGCCGAATACGGCAGCGCGCTGTTCGTCAAGGTATTGCCCAACGGCGAATTCGAAACATTAGGCACTATGAACATGCAGCAATGGAAGGTCTCACTAAAACAACTTTAA
- a CDS encoding ABC transporter ATP-binding protein, translated as MLQVQGVVKNYATPQGPLAVLAGVDLYLGERSSLALMGESGSGKSTLLHLVAGLDRVDGGSIQIGAQRLDQLTEAQLAHWRRTEIGLVFQQFNLIGSLRVEDNLAFQARLAGRFDPQWQAQLVERLGLGDLLKRYPEQLSGGQQQRVAVGRALASRPGLLLADEPTGNLDETTSDEVLQLLLDLLHDSPTSLLMVTHSPRLAARLDRQVVLHHGRVVPMEAR; from the coding sequence ATGTTGCAGGTGCAAGGTGTTGTAAAAAACTACGCCACCCCCCAAGGCCCGCTGGCCGTCCTGGCGGGTGTCGACCTCTACCTGGGGGAACGCAGCAGCCTGGCGCTGATGGGCGAATCGGGCAGCGGCAAAAGTACGCTGTTGCACCTGGTGGCCGGGCTGGACCGTGTGGATGGCGGCAGCATTCAAATCGGCGCGCAGCGCCTCGACCAACTGACGGAGGCGCAACTGGCCCATTGGCGGCGTACTGAAATCGGCCTGGTGTTCCAGCAGTTCAACCTGATCGGCAGCTTGCGCGTGGAGGACAACCTGGCGTTCCAGGCGCGGTTGGCCGGGCGTTTCGATCCGCAGTGGCAGGCGCAGTTGGTGGAGCGCCTGGGCCTGGGCGATTTGCTCAAGCGATACCCTGAGCAACTGTCTGGCGGCCAGCAGCAACGGGTGGCGGTAGGGCGAGCACTGGCCTCGCGCCCGGGCTTGCTGTTGGCCGATGAGCCCACCGGCAACCTCGACGAAACCACCAGCGATGAAGTGCTGCAACTGCTGTTGGACCTGCTGCACGACAGCCCTACGAGCCTGTTGATGGTCACCCACAGCCCACGCCTGGCCGCACGCCTGGACCGCCAGGTGGTGCTGCATCACGGCCGTGTCGTGCCGATGGAAGCGCGCTGA
- a CDS encoding ABC transporter permease: MALFYWTLRALVSHWRRHPVQFFSVLTGLWLATALLTGVQALNSQARDSYARASQLIGGEPQASLSAPDAASFPQALFAQLRRAGWPVSPVVQGRLVLKGHEQQRLQLMGIDPVSLPGSGSVAGQRLSQAQMLAFFTPPGRTWVAAQTLQALGLHEGDQPQTLNGHSLPPLQVQADMAPGLLLTDIAFAQPLLDMQGQLSRLLLDNTFAARHPTPPAALQLKQGEDNNLARLTESFHLNLDALGFLSFVVGLFIVHAAIGLALEQRRGLLRTLRACGVSARMLILSLGVEMGVLSLLGGLLGIASGYVLASLLLPDVAASLRGLYGAEVPGQLSLSPWWWLAGLGLSLLGALLAGASSLWRAARLPLLALANAQAWHEAHGRWLRRQGWVACAALLIALLALWLGDSLAAGFVLMAALLLGAALGLPVLLNGLLKIVLGRSRAVLGQWFLADCRQQLPALSLALMALLLALAANIGAGSMTSGFRQTFNHWLEQRLTAELYLNPQNPAQAEQLNAWLARQPLVQAVLPTWQVAVQLQGWPADVFGVVDDPTYRQHWPLLEAANAPWDRLLQDDSVMLSEQLARRLNVQLGDTLSIPTPQGSWAPQIVGIYADYGNPKGHLLVNARHLLAHWPTLSPARFNLRVAPQNVPALVGEVQRQFALEDSHIVDQQQLKGWSSQVFERTFAATAALNSLTLGVAGVALFISLLTQSQSRLGQLAPLWALGVTRRQLMLLNLGQTWLLALLTLILALPLGLLLAWCLDAVINVQAFGWRLPLQVFPWQLAQLLGLAMVATLLASAWPLWQLYRSRPADLLRTFAHED; encoded by the coding sequence ATGGCACTGTTCTACTGGACATTGCGTGCGTTGGTAAGCCATTGGCGACGTCACCCAGTGCAGTTTTTCAGCGTGCTCACCGGTCTGTGGCTGGCCACGGCTTTATTGACCGGCGTGCAGGCCCTCAACAGCCAGGCACGGGACAGCTATGCACGCGCCAGCCAGTTGATCGGTGGTGAGCCCCAAGCCAGCCTGAGTGCGCCGGACGCCGCCAGTTTCCCGCAAGCGCTGTTTGCCCAACTGCGCCGCGCCGGGTGGCCGGTTTCCCCGGTGGTGCAGGGACGGTTGGTACTCAAGGGGCATGAGCAACAGCGCCTGCAACTGATGGGCATCGACCCGGTGTCGTTGCCCGGCAGTGGCAGTGTGGCGGGGCAACGCTTGAGCCAGGCGCAAATGCTGGCGTTTTTCACCCCGCCAGGGCGTACCTGGGTGGCTGCGCAAACCTTGCAGGCGCTCGGGTTGCACGAGGGCGATCAGCCGCAGACACTCAACGGGCACTCCCTGCCGCCATTGCAGGTACAGGCGGACATGGCGCCGGGTTTGCTGTTGACCGATATCGCGTTTGCCCAACCCTTGCTCGACATGCAGGGGCAACTGTCACGCTTGTTGCTGGACAACACCTTCGCCGCCCGCCACCCCACGCCACCCGCCGCGCTGCAACTCAAGCAGGGCGAGGACAACAACCTCGCGCGCCTCACCGAGAGCTTTCACCTGAACCTTGATGCGTTGGGCTTTCTGTCCTTTGTGGTGGGGCTGTTTATCGTGCATGCGGCCATCGGCCTGGCCCTGGAACAACGCCGTGGCCTGCTGCGCACCTTGCGCGCCTGTGGCGTCAGCGCGCGGATGCTGATCCTGAGCCTGGGCGTTGAAATGGGGGTTTTATCGTTGTTGGGCGGCTTGCTCGGCATCGCCAGCGGATATGTGTTGGCCAGCCTGTTGCTGCCGGATGTGGCTGCCAGTTTGCGTGGCCTGTATGGCGCTGAAGTCCCGGGCCAACTGAGCTTGAGCCCCTGGTGGTGGCTCGCCGGCCTGGGCTTGAGCCTGCTTGGCGCACTGCTCGCCGGGGCCAGCAGCCTGTGGCGTGCCGCGCGCTTGCCCTTACTGGCGCTGGCTAACGCCCAAGCCTGGCATGAGGCCCACGGGCGCTGGTTGCGGCGCCAGGGCTGGGTGGCGTGCGCGGCACTGCTGATCGCGCTGCTGGCGCTGTGGCTGGGCGATAGCCTGGCCGCCGGTTTTGTGCTGATGGCGGCGTTGCTGCTGGGCGCCGCGCTGGGGTTACCGGTGCTGCTCAACGGGCTGTTGAAAATCGTGCTGGGCCGCAGTCGCGCTGTGCTCGGCCAATGGTTCCTCGCCGATTGCCGCCAGCAACTGCCGGCCCTGAGCCTGGCGTTGATGGCGCTGCTGTTGGCCCTGGCGGCGAATATCGGGGCCGGTTCCATGACCTCGGGTTTCCGCCAGACTTTCAATCATTGGTTGGAGCAGCGCCTGACCGCCGAGCTGTACCTCAACCCGCAGAACCCGGCCCAGGCCGAGCAACTGAATGCCTGGCTGGCACGCCAGCCGCTGGTGCAGGCAGTGTTGCCTACCTGGCAGGTGGCGGTGCAGCTGCAAGGCTGGCCGGCAGACGTGTTTGGCGTGGTCGACGACCCCACCTATCGCCAGCACTGGCCGTTGCTTGAGGCTGCAAACGCACCCTGGGACCGCTTGCTGCAAGATGACAGCGTGATGCTCAGCGAGCAACTGGCGCGACGCTTGAACGTTCAGTTGGGCGATACCCTCTCGATCCCAACGCCACAAGGAAGCTGGGCGCCGCAGATCGTCGGGATCTACGCCGACTACGGCAACCCCAAGGGCCACCTGCTGGTCAATGCCCGGCACTTGCTGGCGCACTGGCCGACACTGTCACCGGCGCGTTTCAACCTGCGGGTGGCGCCCCAGAACGTGCCGGCGCTGGTGGGTGAGGTGCAGCGTCAATTTGCCCTCGAAGACAGCCACATTGTCGATCAACAGCAACTCAAGGGCTGGTCCAGCCAGGTCTTCGAACGCACCTTCGCCGCCACCGCCGCGTTGAACAGCCTTACGCTGGGCGTGGCTGGCGTGGCGTTGTTCATCAGCCTGCTGACCCAGAGCCAGAGCCGCCTCGGCCAACTCGCGCCGCTGTGGGCATTGGGTGTGACGCGGCGCCAACTGATGCTGCTCAATCTGGGCCAGACCTGGCTGCTGGCGTTGCTCACACTGATCCTGGCGTTGCCGTTGGGGCTGCTGCTGGCGTGGTGCCTGGATGCGGTGATCAACGTCCAGGCCTTCGGTTGGCGCCTGCCGTTGCAGGTGTTCCCCTGGCAGCTTGCGCAATTACTGGGGCTGGCGATGGTTGCCACGTTGCTGGCGTCTGCCTGGCCCTTGTGGCAGTTGTACCGCAGCCGCCCGGCGGATTTGTTGAGGACCTTTGCCCATGAAGATTAA
- a CDS encoding lipocalin-like domain-containing protein, protein MKIKALCCAALLLLSACDKTPAPETSFAGLGSEAADFTQVVPGKVFSFPEDHGPHPGFRIEWWYVTANLKDAQGNLFGVQWTLFRNALKAGSTQPGWHDSTVWLGHAAVTSATRHYAAERLARGGVGQAGAQAVPFNAWIDDWNFATQPGAASPLADMQLKASGAQFAYDLRLTSNRPLVLQGDKGYSRKSDQGQASYYYSQPFFTANGSVSLDGQVYQVSGPAWLDREWSSQPLAASQTGWDWFSLHLDRGEQLMLFRVRQKDGGGYLTGTWIDAQGHTETLHNADIQLTPLATTGIDGRSIPTRWSLKIPGKQLDITTQAVNPKAWMNLGIPYWEGPVKFEGGVGYLEMTGY, encoded by the coding sequence ATGAAGATTAAGGCGTTGTGCTGCGCCGCCTTGTTACTGCTGAGCGCATGCGACAAGACGCCTGCGCCCGAGACCAGCTTCGCCGGCCTGGGCAGTGAGGCGGCGGACTTTACTCAGGTTGTGCCCGGCAAGGTCTTCAGCTTTCCCGAGGACCATGGCCCGCACCCAGGCTTTCGTATCGAATGGTGGTACGTCACCGCCAACCTCAAGGATGCCCAGGGCAATCTCTTCGGTGTGCAATGGACGCTGTTTCGCAATGCGCTGAAGGCCGGCTCCACGCAACCGGGCTGGCACGATTCAACGGTGTGGCTCGGTCACGCCGCCGTCACTTCGGCCACCCGCCACTACGCCGCCGAACGTCTGGCCCGCGGCGGCGTCGGCCAGGCCGGCGCCCAGGCGGTGCCGTTCAACGCCTGGATCGACGACTGGAACTTTGCCACCCAACCCGGCGCCGCCAGCCCCCTGGCTGACATGCAACTCAAGGCCAGCGGTGCCCAATTCGCCTACGACCTGCGCCTGACCTCCAACCGCCCATTGGTGCTGCAAGGTGACAAGGGCTACAGCCGCAAATCCGACCAGGGCCAGGCGTCGTACTACTACAGCCAGCCTTTCTTCACCGCCAATGGCAGCGTCAGTCTCGACGGCCAGGTCTACCAGGTCAGCGGCCCGGCCTGGCTCGACCGCGAATGGAGCAGCCAACCCCTGGCCGCCAGCCAGACCGGTTGGGACTGGTTCTCCCTGCACCTGGACCGGGGCGAGCAACTGATGCTGTTTCGCGTGCGGCAAAAAGACGGTGGCGGTTACCTCACCGGCACCTGGATCGACGCCCAAGGCCACACCGAGACCCTGCACAATGCCGATATCCAACTCACACCGCTCGCCACCACGGGCATCGACGGGCGCAGCATTCCTACGCGCTGGTCGCTGAAAATTCCTGGTAAACAGCTGGATATCACTACCCAGGCGGTCAATCCAAAGGCGTGGATGAACCTGGGGATTCCCTACTGGGAAGGTCCAGTGAAGTTCGAGGGTGGGGTGGGGTATTTGGAGATGACGGGGTATTAG